A region of Pontiella agarivorans DNA encodes the following proteins:
- a CDS encoding deoxyguanosinetriphosphate triphosphohydrolase — translation MAEKMSWEKLLSGNRLLDKRKIDQGGTRTGFHRDYDRIAFSHPFRRMSDKTQVHPLSPNDHIHSRLTHSLEVSIVGRSLGMSVGEHLPLPDGINPTHIGQILQAACLMHDLGNPPFGHAGEDAIQLWFSDPKNAHHLEGLTPEQISDFQSFEGNAQAFRIVSNLENNPGNGGMQLTCATLGALMKYPWTSDKIRGKKKFGAFQAEKYLMEMVAKETGMIKEEDGRYKRHPLAYLAEAADDICYRIIDLEDAEEIGVVSHSKVKSLLSDICGKKPDSKVSKRKQISSLRSASINKAVNAVSAAFLEHEEQFLSGEIPYDVELISLCPPDLKEALDRAKRYAKKHIYTDPRKMGLQLGGYKHIGNMLELFCTAARQRIDHKYISYHCEQVITLLKSDAPKYGDDLYPALLKLTDFISGMTDHYASRLARQLSGMG, via the coding sequence ATGGCTGAAAAAATGAGCTGGGAAAAGTTACTGAGCGGCAACCGCCTGCTGGATAAGCGTAAGATTGACCAGGGCGGAACACGCACCGGTTTTCACCGCGATTACGACCGCATCGCCTTCAGCCATCCGTTCCGGCGGATGAGCGATAAAACGCAGGTGCACCCCCTTTCGCCGAACGATCACATTCATTCGCGGCTGACCCACAGCCTGGAGGTTTCCATTGTCGGCCGCAGTCTGGGCATGTCCGTCGGCGAACACCTGCCCCTGCCCGATGGGATCAACCCGACGCACATCGGCCAGATTCTACAGGCGGCCTGCCTGATGCACGATCTCGGAAATCCCCCGTTTGGCCATGCCGGTGAAGACGCGATTCAGCTCTGGTTTTCCGATCCGAAAAACGCACACCATCTTGAAGGACTGACCCCGGAACAGATCAGCGATTTCCAATCCTTCGAGGGCAATGCCCAGGCCTTCCGGATTGTGAGCAATCTGGAAAACAATCCCGGTAACGGCGGCATGCAGCTGACCTGCGCTACGCTGGGGGCATTGATGAAGTATCCGTGGACCAGCGATAAAATCCGCGGCAAAAAAAAGTTCGGGGCCTTTCAGGCGGAAAAATATCTGATGGAAATGGTGGCGAAAGAGACCGGCATGATCAAAGAAGAGGACGGTCGCTATAAACGCCACCCGCTGGCCTATCTGGCCGAAGCCGCCGACGACATCTGCTACCGGATCATCGATCTGGAAGACGCCGAGGAAATCGGCGTGGTCTCGCACTCCAAAGTCAAAAGCCTGCTGAGCGATATCTGCGGAAAGAAGCCCGACTCCAAAGTCAGTAAACGCAAACAGATTTCCTCACTGCGTTCCGCCTCCATCAACAAAGCCGTAAATGCGGTATCCGCAGCTTTCCTTGAACATGAAGAGCAGTTTCTTTCCGGAGAAATCCCCTACGATGTTGAGCTGATCAGTCTATGCCCGCCGGACCTGAAAGAAGCGCTCGACCGCGCCAAGCGGTACGCCAAAAAACACATCTACACCGATCCGCGCAAAATGGGGCTGCAGCTCGGCGGATATAAACACATCGGCAATATGCTGGAGCTGTTCTGCACGGCGGCCCGTCAGCGAATCGACCATAAATACATCTCCTACCATTGCGAACAGGTCATTACGCTGCTCAAATCCGATGCTCCGAAATATGGCGATGATCTTTATCCGGCGCTGCTGAAACTTACGGATTTTATCTCCGGCATGACCGACCACTATGCCTCACGCCTCGCCCGGCAGCTGAGCGGCATGGGATAA
- a CDS encoding class I SAM-dependent methyltransferase: MSSRAQKRRLESRNLKRVVGNVREYLNTEKPLGWQQRIQLLLSWGNIGYSASARYLQQVERIFRESRGAVLECGSGATTLLIALLAEKYNRKAWAFEHHEYWAAHVNDVLASLDLKQVTVCHTPLKSYGEFEWYDVPADLPSDFGMVICDGPPGTIRGGRYGLFPVMGNHLDPECRILLDDTHRKNEQELIRRWKGERRLGTQPIGFFGSCTELALVS; this comes from the coding sequence ATGTCCTCCAGAGCACAGAAACGCAGACTCGAAAGCAGAAATCTCAAACGAGTCGTCGGCAATGTCCGTGAATATTTAAACACCGAAAAGCCGCTGGGCTGGCAGCAGCGGATTCAGCTTTTACTCTCCTGGGGCAATATCGGCTATTCGGCCAGTGCCCGGTATCTTCAGCAGGTTGAACGTATTTTCCGCGAAAGCCGGGGGGCGGTTCTGGAATGCGGATCCGGGGCGACCACTCTACTCATCGCGCTGCTGGCCGAAAAATATAACCGGAAAGCCTGGGCCTTTGAGCATCACGAATACTGGGCCGCTCATGTGAACGACGTACTCGCTTCGCTGGACCTGAAACAGGTGACCGTCTGCCACACACCGCTGAAATCCTATGGTGAATTCGAGTGGTATGACGTGCCGGCCGATCTGCCGAGCGATTTCGGTATGGTGATCTGTGACGGACCGCCGGGAACGATCCGGGGCGGGCGTTACGGCCTGTTTCCGGTGATGGGAAATCATCTCGATCCGGAGTGCCGTATTCTGCTGGATGATACACACCGTAAAAATGAGCAGGAACTGATCCGGCGCTGGAAAGGCGAACGCCGCCTCGGTACGCAGCCGATCGGCTTTTTTGGATCCTGCACGGAGCTTGCACTGGTTTCTTAG
- a CDS encoding tRNA threonylcarbamoyladenosine dehydratase has product MSKIETGGYEHRFGGLFRLYGKTAMEKLRAAHVLIVGVGGVGSWVAEALARSGIGHLTLVDWDDICFSNTNRQIHAMTGTAGRAKVDILADRIHLINPECKVTPIREFYSDKNADELVTSGLSYVVDAIDKKNAKIHLITHCTKLGIPVIVSGGAGGRVDPSKIQTADLRDSFNDPLLAACRKQLRKNIPGMHLKHKKKFGIPCVFSAETIRYPHPDGGICFEKPAAGEGPKQLDCQFGFGSATFLTGSFGFAMAARIINDLTAEAEPPS; this is encoded by the coding sequence ATGAGTAAGATCGAAACAGGCGGATATGAACATCGGTTCGGCGGACTTTTCCGACTCTACGGAAAAACCGCTATGGAAAAGCTGCGGGCAGCGCACGTGCTGATCGTCGGCGTCGGCGGAGTCGGCTCCTGGGTCGCCGAGGCGCTGGCGCGTTCCGGCATCGGGCACCTGACGCTGGTGGACTGGGACGACATCTGCTTTTCAAACACCAACCGCCAGATCCACGCCATGACCGGTACTGCCGGCCGCGCCAAAGTCGATATTCTGGCCGACCGCATTCACCTCATCAATCCCGAGTGCAAAGTCACCCCCATCCGCGAATTCTATTCTGATAAAAACGCCGACGAACTGGTCACCTCCGGCCTTTCCTACGTCGTGGATGCCATCGACAAAAAAAACGCCAAGATTCATCTTATTACGCACTGCACGAAACTCGGCATTCCGGTGATCGTCAGCGGCGGTGCCGGCGGCCGGGTGGATCCATCCAAAATCCAGACGGCCGACCTGCGCGACTCCTTTAACGATCCCCTGCTCGCAGCCTGCCGCAAACAGCTGCGTAAAAATATTCCGGGCATGCACCTGAAGCACAAAAAGAAATTCGGTATTCCCTGCGTCTTCTCTGCGGAGACCATCCGCTATCCGCACCCCGACGGCGGCATCTGCTTTGAAAAACCCGCAGCCGGCGAAGGCCCCAAACAACTCGACTGCCAGTTCGGTTTCGGGTCCGCCACCTTCCTCACCGGAAGCTTCGGTTTCGCCATGGCCGCCAGAATCATCAACGACCTCACCGCAGAAGCCGAACCGCCTTCATAA
- a CDS encoding glycosyltransferase, with the protein MKTNASVSKADLHVHSKYSNRPSEWFLRRIGAPESFMEPLEVYQVCKKAGMDFVTISDHNCICGAKEIAHLPGTFISAELTTYFPENGCKVHCLVSGITENQFRDMQKVRENIYDLRQYMNQNRVIHTIAHPLFRVNDKLTVEQVEKLLVMFNRFEGINGSRVPRACEIGNAIFSSLTPDVISSLADKHNLEPVGLEPWNKTLTGGSDDHGGLYVASAYTVTPHAPGVIDFLEYIREGQHEPGGVGGTSVRLANSLYRIAYCYYKERLLSPGTNDRSVIGNVLKTMAETPDEKGPEKTGFRASVKAAFQKKVQKAYVKTQMNELEQMIVEELTRVLENDPQQPVEDEDSVNFKSACRLSQELSFAFIQKAAKKIRKGELIGSLQAVSSLGPVALGIAPYLTAFATQHKDEEFLRRVANRFPAAGSLKEKTGRKAWVTDTFTDVNGVTKTIRTLAAMAKENHKEITVITSLDEEPTADFPVKNFKPVGSFRMPEYESLMISYPPFMEMLAYLEKEEFDEVIISTPGTLGICALGAAYMLGLKTKGIYHTDFPRFFSDILDDEKMGEAAWRFMRWFYGRVDQILVPTRQYKTRLMDGGFDAGKIDVMPRGINRERFSPEHRNRAMWEKNYNRNGSFKFIYAGRVSREKNIEVMLKAFTRLVESGSDADLIVVGDGPQRDELQLKYNDPQIVFTGYLYGDELAEVYASADLFVFPSLTDTFGNVVLEAHASGLPAIVSNEGGPQEIVESHNSGLVVNARTPDELFEAMKRVTGDYALYEQLKINAGLKAQDSRWEHALEKL; encoded by the coding sequence ATGAAAACAAATGCTTCTGTATCCAAAGCCGACCTGCATGTGCACAGTAAATATTCCAACCGGCCATCCGAATGGTTTCTTCGCCGCATCGGCGCGCCGGAAAGTTTTATGGAGCCGCTGGAGGTATACCAGGTCTGCAAAAAAGCGGGCATGGATTTTGTGACGATTTCCGACCATAACTGTATTTGCGGTGCGAAGGAGATTGCTCATTTGCCGGGGACCTTTATCTCGGCTGAACTGACCACCTATTTCCCGGAAAACGGCTGCAAGGTTCATTGTCTGGTTTCGGGGATTACGGAAAACCAGTTCCGCGATATGCAGAAGGTCCGTGAAAATATTTACGATCTGCGCCAGTATATGAATCAGAACCGGGTCATTCATACGATTGCGCATCCGCTGTTCCGGGTGAACGATAAGCTGACGGTAGAGCAGGTTGAAAAACTGCTGGTGATGTTCAACCGTTTCGAAGGCATCAACGGATCGCGGGTTCCGCGGGCGTGTGAGATTGGAAATGCGATTTTCTCCAGTCTGACGCCGGATGTGATTTCCAGTCTGGCGGATAAACATAACCTCGAACCGGTCGGGCTGGAGCCGTGGAATAAAACGCTGACCGGCGGATCAGATGATCACGGCGGGCTTTATGTTGCCAGCGCGTATACGGTGACGCCGCATGCGCCGGGCGTGATTGATTTCCTGGAATATATTCGTGAGGGACAGCACGAGCCCGGCGGGGTCGGTGGAACCAGTGTCCGGCTGGCCAACAGTCTTTACCGTATTGCCTACTGCTACTACAAAGAGCGGCTTCTTTCTCCGGGAACCAACGATCGTTCGGTCATCGGTAATGTGCTGAAAACCATGGCGGAAACACCGGATGAAAAAGGGCCGGAAAAAACCGGTTTTCGGGCATCCGTCAAAGCGGCGTTTCAGAAAAAGGTTCAGAAGGCCTATGTCAAAACGCAGATGAATGAGCTGGAGCAGATGATTGTTGAGGAGCTTACACGCGTACTTGAAAATGATCCGCAGCAGCCGGTCGAGGATGAGGATTCGGTTAATTTCAAGTCGGCCTGCCGCCTGAGTCAGGAACTGAGTTTTGCGTTCATTCAAAAGGCGGCGAAAAAGATCCGCAAGGGCGAACTGATCGGATCGTTGCAGGCGGTTTCGTCGCTGGGCCCCGTTGCGCTCGGTATTGCGCCGTATCTGACGGCATTCGCCACGCAGCATAAGGACGAGGAATTTCTGCGCCGCGTGGCCAACCGTTTTCCAGCGGCTGGAAGTCTTAAGGAAAAAACCGGCCGCAAAGCGTGGGTCACCGATACATTCACCGATGTCAACGGGGTCACGAAAACCATTCGCACCCTGGCCGCTATGGCGAAGGAGAATCACAAGGAGATCACCGTCATTACCAGTCTCGATGAAGAGCCGACGGCCGATTTTCCGGTTAAAAATTTTAAGCCGGTGGGTTCGTTCAGAATGCCGGAATATGAATCGCTCATGATCAGCTATCCGCCGTTCATGGAGATGCTCGCTTACCTTGAAAAAGAGGAGTTTGATGAAGTCATCATTTCCACACCGGGAACGCTGGGGATCTGTGCGCTGGGTGCGGCCTACATGCTGGGCCTGAAAACCAAAGGCATCTATCACACGGATTTTCCGCGCTTCTTTTCCGATATTCTGGACGATGAAAAAATGGGCGAGGCGGCCTGGCGCTTTATGCGCTGGTTCTATGGCCGGGTGGATCAGATTCTCGTCCCGACCCGGCAGTATAAAACCCGGTTGATGGATGGCGGATTTGACGCCGGTAAAATCGATGTCATGCCGCGCGGAATTAATCGTGAACGGTTCAGTCCGGAACATCGGAACCGGGCCATGTGGGAAAAAAATTATAACCGCAACGGAAGTTTTAAATTTATTTATGCCGGCCGCGTTTCGCGGGAGAAAAATATCGAAGTTATGCTCAAGGCCTTTACCCGGCTGGTGGAAAGCGGAAGCGATGCGGATCTGATTGTGGTGGGCGACGGACCGCAGCGGGATGAGCTGCAGCTGAAGTACAACGATCCGCAGATTGTTTTTACCGGCTATCTCTACGGTGACGAACTGGCTGAAGTCTATGCCAGTGCTGATCTGTTTGTATTCCCGAGCCTGACGGACACCTTCGGGAATGTCGTGCTCGAAGCCCATGCGTCCGGTCTTCCGGCGATTGTTTCAAACGAGGGCGGTCCGCAGGAAATTGTGGAATCGCACAACTCGGGGCTGGTGGTAAACGCCCGTACACCGGATGAACTGTTTGAGGCGATGAAGCGTGTCACCGGGGATTATGCACTTTATGAACAGCTCAAAATCAATGCCGGTCTTAAAGCGCAGGACAGCCGATGGGAGCACGCCCTTGAAAAATTGTAA
- a CDS encoding zinc metallopeptidase → MLLSLDPVYWLFMIPGLILAGIASAKTKGTFNKYARVIAGSRMTGAQAARQMLDRAGLHDVAINRTRGFLSDHYNPANRTLNLSPDVYDSPSLSAIGVACHEAGHALQHAQGYVPLQIRSAMVPVTQFSSWGSYVFIFLGIFMQSMGMIKLGVILFGIGFLFSVVTLPVEWDASARAKRQMVTDGIVLPSEAADAGKVLDAAFLTYVASAVTALLTLLYYLMRLGLLGGRDD, encoded by the coding sequence ATGCTGTTATCGCTCGATCCCGTCTACTGGCTGTTCATGATCCCCGGCCTGATTCTTGCCGGAATCGCCTCTGCAAAAACCAAAGGAACCTTCAATAAATATGCCCGTGTCATCGCCGGCTCGCGCATGACCGGGGCTCAGGCCGCCCGACAGATGCTCGACCGCGCCGGACTGCACGATGTTGCGATCAACCGTACCCGCGGCTTTCTTTCCGATCACTACAACCCCGCCAACCGGACTCTGAATCTGTCGCCCGATGTCTATGATTCGCCGTCGCTCTCCGCTATCGGCGTCGCCTGCCACGAGGCCGGTCACGCGCTGCAGCATGCCCAGGGCTACGTCCCGCTCCAGATCCGCAGCGCCATGGTGCCGGTCACCCAGTTCAGCTCCTGGGGTTCCTACGTCTTTATTTTCCTCGGTATTTTTATGCAGAGCATGGGCATGATCAAACTCGGCGTCATCCTTTTCGGCATCGGCTTTCTTTTTTCCGTCGTCACTCTGCCGGTCGAATGGGATGCCTCCGCCCGCGCAAAACGACAGATGGTCACCGACGGCATTGTTCTGCCCTCCGAAGCCGCCGACGCCGGAAAAGTGCTCGATGCCGCCTTCCTGACCTATGTTGCCTCCGCCGTCACCGCCCTGCTCACCCTGCTCTACTACCTCATGCGCCTCGGCCTGCTCGGCGGCCGCGACGACTGA
- a CDS encoding sugar porter family MFS transporter, whose protein sequence is MEANSTSSGSMAYLWFICLVAACGGLLFGYDAVVVSGTTSQVEKQFSFTEAQLGWFVSCVLWGCAVGSGIAGPVSDAVGRKITLMISSIMIFISAMWSGLAGSADQLIMARLLGGIGIGAATMICPLYISEVSPEKHRGRMVTLFQLTITIGIVMCVFANWGIFNFAQNNADSNALSSFWKQFAVDENWRAMFMAEALPGILFLICAFFIPESPRWLVKNQRSGKAESILARINGPRKAATIRAEIEETLNEEGEVHFADLFTRRLSKPLILAVLICVLSEACGVSVIFYYGPRIFEDAGLGLSGSLGGFSIIAIINFIATIFALFFVDSAGRRKLLTVGASGSMLSMLLIGTFFARGIMGWPIVIAINMFIAFFACALGPVKFVVVSEIFPNRVRGKAISLATVFIWLTSATVAQLFPIVEANAPPGTLYFIFAGELILLLLMVKFLMPETKGRTIEEIERSWLSPDRS, encoded by the coding sequence ATGGAAGCAAACAGCACGAGTAGCGGCTCAATGGCCTATCTCTGGTTCATCTGCCTGGTCGCAGCCTGCGGCGGGCTTCTTTTCGGTTATGATGCAGTTGTTGTTTCGGGCACAACCAGTCAGGTCGAAAAACAGTTCAGCTTCACTGAAGCGCAACTGGGCTGGTTCGTCAGCTGTGTGCTATGGGGCTGTGCGGTCGGCTCCGGCATAGCCGGCCCGGTATCGGATGCAGTTGGACGTAAAATCACGCTCATGATTTCCTCTATCATGATCTTTATTTCGGCCATGTGGAGCGGACTCGCCGGCAGTGCCGACCAACTGATCATGGCGCGCCTGCTGGGCGGGATCGGCATCGGCGCGGCGACCATGATCTGCCCGCTCTATATCTCCGAAGTCTCTCCCGAAAAACACCGCGGCCGCATGGTCACCCTTTTCCAGCTCACGATCACCATCGGTATCGTCATGTGCGTTTTTGCCAACTGGGGCATTTTTAATTTTGCACAAAACAACGCAGATTCGAACGCTTTATCCAGCTTCTGGAAACAGTTTGCTGTCGATGAAAACTGGCGGGCCATGTTTATGGCTGAAGCCCTGCCCGGCATCTTATTTCTCATCTGTGCTTTCTTCATTCCGGAAAGCCCGCGCTGGCTGGTCAAAAATCAACGATCCGGAAAAGCCGAATCCATCCTTGCCCGAATCAACGGCCCTCGGAAAGCGGCAACAATCCGGGCTGAAATCGAAGAGACACTGAACGAAGAAGGTGAGGTTCATTTTGCGGACCTTTTTACCCGGCGCCTGAGTAAACCCTTAATTCTGGCGGTGTTGATTTGTGTTCTTTCTGAAGCCTGCGGCGTATCTGTTATTTTCTATTACGGCCCCCGCATTTTCGAAGATGCCGGGCTCGGACTCAGCGGATCGCTCGGCGGATTTTCCATCATCGCCATCATCAACTTCATTGCCACCATCTTCGCCCTGTTCTTTGTCGACTCCGCCGGACGCCGCAAACTGCTGACCGTTGGAGCAAGTGGATCCATGCTCTCCATGCTTCTAATCGGAACGTTCTTTGCCCGCGGCATCATGGGTTGGCCCATCGTCATAGCCATCAATATGTTCATCGCCTTCTTTGCGTGCGCACTGGGACCGGTAAAATTTGTGGTCGTCTCCGAAATCTTCCCCAACCGCGTACGCGGTAAAGCGATATCGTTGGCCACCGTCTTCATCTGGTTGACCAGCGCCACCGTCGCCCAGTTATTTCCCATCGTAGAAGCCAACGCACCGCCGGGCACCCTCTACTTTATTTTTGCCGGAGAACTCATCCTGCTGTTGCTCATGGTCAAATTCCTCATGCCCGAAACCAAAGGCCGAACCATCGAAGAAATCGAACGATCCTGGCTCTCACCTGACAGATCATAA
- a CDS encoding glycyl-radical enzyme activating protein: MTGHTFSIKRMQTHDGPGLRTTVFMKGCPLRCAWCHNPESQSSEQEIWLDESKCIGCGFCFNETGERTHHSNWNGNLKTVKDCPSKALKQLRQTRTEEQLFIEIQRDADFFENGGVTFSGGEPLQQPVFVSALLQRCRQAGFHTAIDTCGAASDRAVAMVLPHTDLMLFDLKIMNPNLHKQWTGRDNRQTLENFRRISAYAAKHPGLKLWIRTPLIPGATDSRANIRAIARFLKEHWSEQIERWELCAFNNLATDKYRRLQKRWPFENTPLITRNHGADLLQTAIANLGPEKKACIVLKGRMT; encoded by the coding sequence GTGACCGGCCATACCTTCAGCATTAAACGCATGCAGACGCACGACGGCCCGGGACTGCGCACCACAGTCTTTATGAAAGGCTGTCCGTTGCGCTGTGCGTGGTGTCATAATCCCGAAAGCCAGTCATCAGAACAGGAAATCTGGCTCGATGAATCGAAGTGCATCGGATGTGGATTCTGCTTCAATGAGACCGGAGAACGAACACATCATTCAAACTGGAACGGCAACCTGAAAACCGTGAAAGACTGCCCATCCAAGGCCTTGAAACAACTGCGCCAGACCAGGACCGAAGAACAGCTTTTCATCGAAATCCAACGCGATGCCGACTTTTTTGAAAACGGCGGTGTCACCTTCAGTGGAGGCGAACCGCTGCAGCAGCCCGTCTTTGTTTCCGCCCTGCTTCAGCGCTGCAGACAGGCCGGATTCCACACAGCAATCGATACCTGCGGCGCAGCATCAGATCGCGCGGTTGCCATGGTCCTGCCCCACACCGACCTGATGCTCTTCGACCTGAAAATCATGAATCCGAATCTACACAAACAATGGACCGGAAGGGATAATCGGCAGACGCTGGAAAACTTCCGCAGAATCAGCGCTTATGCCGCGAAGCACCCCGGACTTAAACTATGGATCCGCACACCGCTGATTCCCGGGGCCACCGACAGCAGAGCAAATATAAGAGCCATTGCCCGGTTTCTGAAGGAACACTGGTCGGAGCAGATTGAACGCTGGGAACTGTGTGCATTCAACAACCTCGCAACGGATAAATACCGAAGACTGCAAAAACGATGGCCTTTTGAAAACACACCGCTGATCACGCGCAACCATGGCGCTGATCTGCTGCAAACCGCCATTGCAAACCTCGGACCGGAAAAGAAGGCCTGTATCGTTTTAAAAGGACGCATGACATGA
- a CDS encoding pyruvate formate lyase family protein: MDMQTFDYRTEKRTYSADLHNSVFKPNNRIKKLIDRRDWLAKNHKKDIYCDNAEFLIYHWSGKAETFAAATGEQAADEDERINIGDHTARIDGGGPFPFADQMPSKVKGYEPTVTNWAEDYAFFLRHSEAEVHPYEQIVGEFHWQLDEARYYKYPQSHAELGLKARALGAGGFSLAHCCPDLSIGLKLGWGGLLEKVRTSRNKHESFGNEKSATYLSASEQIVLAVIDFVQRHAEKAAQLAEYETDPERKTSYEIVAQNCSNIVCDPPGTYHEALQWIMLYMVVERINGHGNGYGRFDQLLMPFYEKDKTAGRINRERARELLGEWYLKYGPHLSYGGRKEDGSDATSEMSWIGLEAYDMVGGYNQFGVQWHADMDPAFFNYACDVVGRHGCGVPALLNSDVMVASQLRTGFNEAHALNTSYSGCQWYCIPGREYQDQDVNCIVLISPMQRTIDRAIDQNIRDWDAFWTLYCEEVDQTAEALVAFKNEAYKYHASLWPEMITSLVSHGPIEKGRDVTDFDAVDYNYPSVNILGVPNVADSMYALKTAVFEQKRFTLKQVRDACASDWTGENEEIMRQVLLNLPKFGNDEDNVDAMAVQVSEQIRETMESKRCIKGGHFRVSLFQYQGHTVAGPYLGATPDGRKRSEPLAHGMNPMHKRNRKGMTATANSFCKLDFAKYQGGSFQVELHPSYFPEENNRGELVEQFARTFFKKGGVQINLNIFDLEDLKKAYEHPEDEKYDDIVVKVTGYSAHFTKMDRQFQKEFIERANYESLQ, encoded by the coding sequence ATGGATATGCAAACCTTTGACTATAGAACCGAAAAGCGTACCTACAGCGCCGACCTGCACAACAGCGTCTTTAAACCGAATAACCGTATCAAAAAGTTAATCGACCGCCGCGACTGGCTGGCAAAAAATCATAAAAAGGACATCTACTGCGACAACGCTGAGTTTTTAATCTACCATTGGTCGGGCAAAGCCGAAACCTTCGCCGCGGCCACCGGCGAACAGGCCGCCGACGAAGATGAACGCATCAACATTGGCGACCACACCGCGCGCATTGACGGCGGCGGTCCTTTTCCTTTTGCCGATCAAATGCCCTCCAAAGTAAAAGGCTATGAACCGACCGTCACCAATTGGGCGGAAGACTATGCCTTTTTTCTACGTCACTCCGAAGCGGAAGTTCATCCCTACGAACAGATCGTTGGCGAATTTCACTGGCAGCTCGATGAAGCGCGCTATTATAAATATCCCCAATCTCACGCCGAACTAGGTTTGAAAGCCCGTGCGCTGGGTGCCGGCGGGTTCAGTCTGGCTCATTGCTGCCCCGATCTCTCGATCGGTCTCAAACTCGGATGGGGCGGACTCCTTGAAAAAGTCCGGACCTCGCGCAATAAACACGAATCTTTCGGCAACGAAAAATCCGCCACCTACCTCTCGGCCAGCGAACAGATTGTTTTGGCTGTCATCGATTTCGTACAGCGCCACGCCGAAAAAGCGGCTCAGCTCGCCGAATATGAAACCGATCCGGAGCGCAAAACCTCCTATGAAATTGTTGCTCAAAACTGTTCAAACATAGTCTGTGACCCTCCCGGAACCTACCACGAAGCCCTCCAGTGGATTATGCTCTACATGGTTGTGGAACGCATCAACGGACATGGCAACGGCTACGGCCGTTTCGACCAGCTGCTCATGCCGTTTTACGAAAAAGACAAAACCGCAGGTCGCATCAACCGCGAACGCGCCCGCGAACTGCTGGGCGAGTGGTACCTGAAATACGGCCCGCATCTCTCCTACGGCGGCCGAAAGGAAGACGGTTCCGATGCAACCAGTGAAATGAGCTGGATCGGACTCGAAGCCTACGACATGGTCGGCGGCTACAATCAGTTCGGCGTCCAATGGCACGCCGACATGGACCCGGCATTTTTCAACTATGCATGCGATGTTGTCGGCCGCCATGGCTGCGGTGTTCCGGCACTGCTCAATTCCGACGTAATGGTGGCCAGCCAGTTACGTACCGGATTCAACGAAGCCCATGCCCTGAACACCTCGTATAGCGGATGCCAGTGGTACTGTATTCCGGGACGCGAATATCAGGACCAGGACGTCAACTGCATTGTACTCATTTCTCCGATGCAACGGACCATAGATCGAGCCATAGATCAGAACATCAGGGATTGGGATGCCTTCTGGACACTCTATTGCGAAGAAGTGGATCAAACCGCCGAAGCCTTAGTGGCGTTTAAAAATGAAGCCTACAAATATCACGCCAGCCTCTGGCCGGAAATGATCACCTCATTGGTTTCACACGGACCCATTGAAAAAGGCCGCGATGTGACCGATTTCGATGCCGTCGACTACAACTATCCATCAGTCAACATTCTCGGCGTTCCGAATGTCGCTGATTCGATGTATGCCCTCAAAACCGCCGTTTTTGAACAGAAAAGATTCACACTCAAACAGGTGCGCGATGCCTGTGCATCCGACTGGACCGGTGAGAACGAAGAAATTATGCGTCAGGTACTGCTGAACCTTCCAAAGTTTGGAAACGATGAGGATAACGTCGATGCCATGGCCGTTCAGGTTTCAGAACAGATCCGTGAAACGATGGAATCCAAGCGCTGTATCAAAGGCGGTCATTTCCGTGTATCCCTTTTTCAGTATCAGGGCCACACCGTCGCGGGCCCCTATCTCGGCGCCACACCGGACGGCCGGAAACGCAGCGAACCGCTGGCACACGGAATGAACCCGATGCATAAACGAAACCGTAAGGGCATGACCGCCACAGCAAACTCATTCTGCAAACTCGACTTTGCAAAATATCAGGGCGGCTCCTTTCAGGTCGAACTCCACCCGAGTTATTTTCCGGAAGAGAATAACCGAGGCGAACTCGTCGAGCAGTTTGCCCGAACCTTCTTTAAAAAAGGCGGGGTTCAAATCAATCTCAATATTTTTGACCTCGAAGATCTGAAAAAGGCCTATGAACATCCCGAGGATGAAAAATATGACGATATCGTCGTTAAGGTCACCGGCTATTCCGCCCACTTCACCAAGATGGATCGCCAGTTTCAGAAGGAGTTCATCGAGCGCGCAAACTACGAATCGCTCCAGTGA